The Coregonus clupeaformis isolate EN_2021a unplaced genomic scaffold, ASM2061545v1 scaf3026, whole genome shotgun sequence genomic interval taagtgggagaacttgcacaattggtggctgactaaatactttttttccccactgtagcataGTGTGAAAATGCCCACTACACACTGATCTAAGGTAATTTTTTGTCATTATTGCTGAGGATctggggagggtaagctgatcctagatcagtgcacAGGGGGACTTCTATCCAGAGCCAGGTACACAGCTAGCAGGTGACAGGCTTCGAGGGCCTCagccccaaaatgttttattatctGCTGTGTTAACATCATGAGGATGTCATCTACCAATACCACTGTTCTAGAAATCTGTCTGTTCATGTGAAGGTAATAGTCGTCCAGCAATCAGCTCATATCCTCTCTGTTTagcctcctctagctaccaacggtcaatcatctcacattcttatatcctctctgtttatcctcctctagctaccaacggtcaatcatctcacattcttatatcctctctgtttatcctcctctagctaccaacggtgATTCGGAGTGTTTGCGTTTGCTGATTGGAAATGCTGACCTCCAGAGTGCAGTGGACGTTCAAGACGGGAATGGACAGTAAGTCAATTGGGTTTTGGATACAATTCCTGAAATAAAGAGATTTTGACACtaggtctacgtcccaaatggcaccctatgccctacttggtgcactactttaaaccagaaccctatgggctcaggtcaaaagtagtgtaccatatagggaataggttgccatttgggactcagcctggtTATTACGGGACTCAGCCTGGTTATTACCAGTTTGTAATATGACCTTGTTGTCTTGTGTATCAGAACCCCTCTGATGCTGTCAGTGCTGAGCGGACACACAGACTGTGTGTACTCACTGCTCAACAAGGGAGCCAGCGTAGAAGCCAAagtgtcacggttccctaagacagaacccagaagcagaccaggacaaggagagttgaacgaaggtgagtgtttattacagattcaaaaggtgcagaataatccaggagacggagcgggtggcggagatgagtaggtggaggtgaagtggcagattaaacgatggcacggcaggggttgggtgaaggttccgggagaatgactgtagacagaaaaaaactgaggtaagtacaaggcaggtcaacaaggtgcaaaacaacaaaactaacgctagtactaagaggctgatacgctgacaaaacatactgttaatggctaacgatccggcagggaatggatgttagaccagagcctaagaagggtgatgatcaggaccaggtgtgcagattgctgatgggatgcaggtgcggaaatcaagagagctccccggagcgttccagcaccctcgggaaactggagatcacgagcagaacaactagaccacagacaggacccgactcagactgccgggatcgttacagtacccccctccgacgaacgccaccgggcggactccccggagcgccaggatggaggcggtagaagtcactgatgaggtcagcatctaggatctgtcgccgcggaatccaactcctctcttcaggaccatacccctcccagtccacgagatactggaaaccccggccccgccgtctggaatccatgatgcgtcgcaccgtgtaggcaggaccacctccgatcatccgaggaggaggaggaggaggcggaggaggcaacagaggactgaggaaaacaggcttgaggcaggagacatgaaaggtgggatggactctgagcgtcctcgggagtttgagtcgaactgccaccggattgatcaccttctccaccacaaacggaccaatgaacttcggtaacaacttcctagactcagtccgtaaaggaagatcccgtgtggccaaccagaccctatctccgatggtgtaggtgggagcggggatccggcgacgattcgcctggagctgataccggtccgaaactctaaggagtgcctttctggcccgatgccaggtccggtggcaacgacgaatatgggcctgaacagaaggcactgagagctccttctcctgagaagggaacaagggaggttggtagccatacaggcactggaagggagacatcccagtggcagatgtagggagagtattgtgggcatactcaacccaaggcaactgagagacccaggaggtggggttggaagaggccaggcagcgtagcgtggattccatcttctggttggctctctccgcctgaccattagattgggggtgaaacccagatgtgagactgactgtagctccaatggccaaacagaaggacttccagacagcagaggtaaactgagggccacggtcggaaacgatatcactgggcaaaccgtggaccctgaaaacctccctaaccaggatctcggacgtctccgaggcagagggaagcttggcaattggcacaaagtgggcgaacttgctgaatctgtccacgatagtcagaacgaccgtgttcccctcagaagcgggcaacccagtgacaaagtccagggccagatgcgaccatggtcgcggggaataggaagggggtgaagtagtccagagctgggccgattggtactcttattctgcgcacacactggacaggcagcaacataaccccgagtatcctcggccatggcaggccaccaaaaagcgtctgcgaagaaacgccatcgtccgagccacgccagggtgacaagccatcttgctggcgtgggaccatttgaggaccgcaggacgaaccgactcaggcacaaacaaccgaccgggtggaccgttaccgggaccgggctgcgtccgaagggccgccatcacctcctcctcaatcttccacctaacagctcccacgacgcagttccgggggagaattgtctcggtcttggacccactctcctccgtcttggagaacatccgagacaaggcgtccgccttgccgttcttagatccaggtcggaacgtcagggaaaaattgaatcgtccgaaaaacaacgaccacctggcctggacgggagttgagacgtctagccgattgcacgtaagcaagattcttgtggtcagtccagacaataaacggttgctccgccccctccaaccagtggcgccactcctccaaggcaagtttcaccgcgagaagctcccggttacccacatcgtaattcctctccgcaggcgaaaggcgacggagtagtaggcgcagggatggagtttactgtccgtggagcatcgctgcgacaggatggcgccaactcccacacagcgtccacttcaacgacgaactgacgggccgtgtccggttgagagagaatcggtgcgttggtgaatcgcctcttcaaatccagaaacgctcgatccgcctccggattccacttgaagctcctgatactggaagtcaaggcagttaacggagcggccacacggctgtaatcccggatgaatctgcggtaagaaattcgcaaaccccaaaaatctctggagctgcaatctcgtaccgggctgggcccattccagaaccgctctaaccttctcctggtccatcctaatctctcccctggagatgatgtacccgagaaaggatgttgtgtgggcgtgaaactcgcacttctcggccttcacgaacaggcgattctccaacaatcgctgcagaacctgccggacatgctggacgtggtcggaaggttccttcgagaagatcagaatgtcatccagataaacaaacacaaagagaccgatcatatctctcaggacgtcgttcaccatactctggaataccgctggagcattggtcagtccaaacggcatcacctgatactcgaagtgacccatcggtgtattgaaacccgtcaaccactcgtctccctctctgatccggaccatgtgatacgcattgcgtaggtctagcttggtgaacaccgtagcaccctgtaaggagtcgaaggcagaactcatcaagggcaggggatacttgttcttgaccgtgatgtcattcaacccccgataatcaatacacggtcgaagagagccatccttcttacccacaaagaagaatcctgcccccaggggtgatgacgagggacgaacgagaccagccgctagggactccttgatgtaggtctccaaagcctcacgttcaggtcgggagatactgtataaccttcccttggggtagacagctccagggaacaggttgatggcacaatcatatggtcggtggggagggagtgacagagccttctgcttactgaacacttcccccaaatcgtgatatgtctcgggaaccagggacaaatctgggggtttagcctcaatcacctgactgggaaccgaatggggacaggcagtcttgagacagttagcatgacaatcaaggctccaactcgttaccttgcccgtcacccaatcgaacgtgggattgtgttccttcagccaggggtatccaaggaccagaggaacatgggaagatggcagaatgaagaatgaaatcatctccgaatgattccccgacaacagcatcttaaccggttcagtcctcatcgtgatacgtgccagactactgccgttcagagtggtcgcttcaatggcttccggcaattgctccttggaaagccccagctgttccaccaactcggcatcaagaaagcttccatcggcacctgaatcgacaaagcgttaatcgctaagctctgattcctgttcacaagggtagccgggaaacggggtctgacagaggtactgagaggttgaaactggctcgctaaaagtcctcccaactttagcgagccgggcagtttgacgaccgccgggaacaagtggagatgtaatgtcccgagctaccacagtagaggcaacagttggtcttacgtctatgttgacgctcctccttggttaacccgtgccgccccacttgcatgggttcagaatcgggagagagaacctctccactaatcctttgtggtggagaatgatcgacgtgttctggtccaccacccgacccgactgggaactgagaagctgatcgattggacggaccccattgcttctccctccttcgctctcggactcgattatccacccgaatagacaaggctaccaagctgtccaggtcactaggctccggataggagatcaactcatccttgagctgctccgacagaccctggtaaaaggccgcttgcagagactcctcattccacccactctccacagccaacgtcttgaactcgatcacgaagtcggccacgctgcgagttccttggcgaagcgaaaacaggcgcctagctgcgtccctccctcggacggaatggtcgaagagcttcctcatctcggccgtgaacccctggtatgaagccatgcagggatcctgtcgttcccaaacggctgaagcccactccagcgctcgaccacgcagcaactcaatcacaaaggctatcctagccttgtctgtggcataagagtagggctgtagatcgaacactaatccacactgcataaggaaggaacggcatcttcccagctccccctcatatttatccggcgtcggaaccttgggctcacggaaggacacagctccagaagcggcaggcgagatgggtgaaaccggtagtggatcctccaccggaaactcgcgttggttctggacctccgtcagaccggtagaaaggttccgaactgacaacgcgatctcctgtagtgccgtgctatgttgtcccaacatcttctcctgatgggaaatggcatggcgaacagagtccagatccgctgggttcattaatggccggatcgttctgtcacggttccctaagacagaacccagaagcagaccaggacaaggagagttgaacgaaggtgagggtttattacagattcaaaaggtgcagaataatccaggagacggagcgggtggcggagatgagtaggtggaggtgaagtggcagattaaacgatggcacggcaggggttgggtgaaggttccgggagaatgactgtagacagaaaaaaactgaggtaagtacaaggcaggtcaacaaggtgcaaaacaacaaaactaacgctagtactaagaggctgatacgctgacaaaacatactgttaatggctaacgatccggcagggaatggatgttagaccagagcctaagaagggtgatgatcaggaccaggtgtgcagattgctgatgggatgcaggtgcggaaatcaagagagctccccggagcgttccagcaccctcgggaaactggagatcacgagcagaacaactagaccacagacaggacccgactcagactgccgggatcagTTACACAAAGAAGATGGgcagctggtgagcatgagggcagcgatccacctcttcactagtgcccttccctttctgctctggctgcttgtggtccttgtcatggatgcatgccaggcttggaggaagtgctaggacagggcttttatcactcatcagttcctctctcttgacagtggatgcaactgcacttgcctctgtgttaactgagcactatgtggtgtcctcaactgtctcctctggctgcttgtggtcattgttgttgtgaatgcattgcagacctggaggacttttatcatcccaggtgtaaatagcaacagttgcctctgtgtcgactgagcactttgtagtgcactcaactgtcttccatagcggtttgtggtcattgttgtgggtgcaggtcaggattagaggcagtgttgcaggtgcaggaggacttttttcagccaaacactcctccgtgtggacagtggacacagaaacggctgcttccctggcaactggacacttgttggtgtcctctactgcctcccctggcagagtgtggacagtggagacggaaacggccgcttccctggacacttgactcttggtggtgtcctctactgcctcctctggctgcttgtggccattgtctagaatgtgtggcaactttgaaggcagcattggagccgggcttttatcacccaacaggttctctccctggacaatggatgtgcctgcagtgatcgctgtggtaacggaggactcggtggcatcctcttttgtctcctctgtcagtttgtggtcagagtctcggatacatggcgagcttggaggcagtgctgcagggtcaggagggctttgatcagctgccatgtcctctttgaggtgagtggacacatcattgtttgtttcactgataactggacacttggtggtgtcctctactgcctcccctggcagtttgtagtcaacttcaaagacaagtggcagacttggaggcagcattgggaccgggcatttagctgctgatctgtacactccaaaatcaacagtagctgtgcctgcagtggtctctgtagcaactgagacctcataggtatcctctactgtctgctctgatggcatgaagtcatcgtcaaagactgttggcaggcatgtaggcagcactgaaggaagacttctagctgcccatcgattctctcccttgacagtggctgtggtagcagtggtctctgtggcaactgggcactctgtggctgaaacagcaggcttagaggtttcgaggaaattgaatgaattgccaatgaaccgctgaaccaggggtgggagggagtaatgatagaatctgtcctcttcctcagcattagatattgccactggagcaactgagacctcagtggtgccctctactgcctgatgtggctgcatggagtcttcgtcaaagaagtgtggcaggtatcgatgcagcattgaggaaagatgtatatctgtccataggtcctctcgtatacctgtagatacatctgcagtggcctctgtggcaactgggcattcagcagactggcaggtttcagggacaaagtatgaaaatacaatgaaccgctgtgcatcctgagcgtgtatggcaaatggagaggggggatgcaacatggtaggtataggcctctgattggtgaaagccagtggtgggagggagtcaatacagggagccatgaactcagtgagaggacagttgctcacatctcacacattctgcgtgagaaaagaaacagacatgatgaaagtgatcacattcagtacatacatacatactgtatgagtcagcactacttacttatacatcacatatatatatatatatagtgtcctctaagatgctctgcaccagtctgtcccaacccttggtcccctagccaatgggccagctaagtgtaaaaatacatgccccacacccagcataacatttgacattttagccatttatcagacgcttttattcagaacgacttatagttagttagtgcattcaacttaaggtagctaggtgagacaaccacataatcctgatatgagcgtctatgatagaacggttgtttattttttatgaccagacaaccataagaactgaggacataaattcactgaaacagacagacacgatacaacacatttagacaagaacagttataagcattgccatggtgtagcctaatacaaaaagaaataaggacaaaacattgttagcttacattccatggcatatggaacattttgcccttacaataacttatatttgctttaattaatattgttaaacagaactcttgtcgactttgtcaaagttggtcttgttacctcctcaatcagtcttggcattttcctcgtcttgaaccaaatcctcttcatcttcttctcctgatccttctggatctgcaaaaccagagccaacctggctcccagctccatcacgtagtctgtctagatcgccctttcctccaaccgacactcacccctcctctgtgtcagcgttgaaccctccatgtcttcctcttagctaacaataactctggaaaatacacaacgttgtagtaagtgggtgttgctaaccaaataataatgcatctctttacaatgtgcacacgttttcttcccagctacttacaattaatcaagtgagaatcctgatccagatatgtttaggcaataggcctatctgaattactagtaaaaagttggctactggaaaagcgaccaagttcaaatgaatcgattttggctgttcttatcatttcgtgaacaatatccttcatgacatcatcattgtgatgcaaggcgttgccatggcagatgaaaaagcacaacacagactttaaaaagcaaacttcagggtctttctgtaccttactattgagccttattcaacccctcatgtagctctactccatattgggcctggttctcacaaaccacactaatcacttccatcatatcattgaaaacactgtgttttgggtagaaaatgactctatatccatgcaggacctaacttgtacagtttcatctattttaaaaaccaaggaggtaaaaatgccagtcttctctttgagtgcccttgagtgcacctcaatttaaagaggtctatcaattcaaccatttgaaatgtatgtccattcaattaagaacatattattcttattagaaatgaatcagctacaaattaggtaggcgtacttgttttttttacacaacctactcttttggtacatatttattgagataattgattacaacatatgttggtgattaacacagagagaggttgtttttctgtcatcaatagaatgcattagccattaggctggctcactacaattgtaacatgacatctcaggtgtcaggatgaagcattttctcaaaaaaagaggactcaagcaaactatctctcttcaacagtttcactagtcatgttaggtctacttaaaatgtcacattcatacacaagtaatttgaaaattagttatactactgaaacacattcacaataaattatattacaacctacctctgaagtaagcagtgtgttctctcactaatgaaataggacattaataatttgtcagtggttagttgaatcagtctctttgcactgttcagtttgtctgtgcaacaggtaaccttccagaatcggactcttgtgatgtcacaatggagtccccattgccatggttacccacagcagctttcatgtgttatcaaatgctggcacaattttgtttatttattttagattttttgtacatatgcagcacagtcatacctaatatatacaatgaatccatataacctaattttttattaaaataaaatgctgtaactcatgtaaaatggttgaccattcaaacgacatgtgttttgcctaattaaaagtctatatgttttagatatcataaatagcagccaggcttacttaggttgtttgttcgatctcagcctaccactaatgccaatatttttcatcatcatcatcatcatcaatgaaatacataggctaccttactacagtaaaacaagtcttccatagtctatgtcacctcagtaacaaagttccaaaaaagaaatgagggttcaagaaaacatctctcttcaatggcctcagctattagccatatgatcaacaaggtcaactgcagcactaaaatcaagaagcagctcatccacaagtttatcttggtcaagtgatctgagccattgatcgattaaatcaacgagagctgttgcagtcgagtgatccttacggtatctttacggtacgcatgctcatagagggataaaattagctggatgtgtaattatataggcccaaaaaatgtaattgaagagtaggtgtcattgatgtttagcatttaagtttaataaataattaaataaagaaatcaatatcagctgactatagaaaagtattgtttaaaattatgtttgaacattttcttatccgtgtctttccagttgatataaccaaacagacaacctttgttgctcaagagcgtcacacattcctccattcattctc includes:
- the LOC121562710 gene encoding serine/threonine-protein phosphatase 6 regulatory ankyrin repeat subunit A-like, encoding MEVLVQSLLDLDVRNSQGRTPLDLAAFKGHVECVDVLINQGASILVKDFTLKRTPIHAAATNGDSECLRLLIGNADLQSAVDVQDGNGQTPLMLSVLSGHTDCVYSLLNKGASVEAKVSR